The following is a genomic window from Strix aluco isolate bStrAlu1 chromosome 27, bStrAlu1.hap1, whole genome shotgun sequence.
GGGTCCCCCAGCTcaagtggggccagaggaggccacgaagatgctcgggggggctggagcacccccctgtgaggacaggctgagagagttggggggttcagctggagaagggaaggctccggggagaccttagagcggcctcccagggctgaaaggggctacaggaaaggggggagggactcgttatcaggagtgtagggataggacgagtggtgacagttttaaactgaaagaggggagatttaggtcagatctaaggcagaaattcttccctgtgagggtggggaggccctggcacaggttgcccagagaagctgtggctgccccctccctggaagggttcaaggccaggttggacggggctttgggcaacctgggctagtggaaggtggccctgcccggggcagggagtgggactggatgggctttgaggtcccttccagcccaaaccacccTGTGACTCTATGACAGGGCAGTGATGGGTTTGCCAGGTCTGTTAGTAACTCGGCATCTGGGTCTGTTGTGATCTCCTGGGCTTCCCCTGCTGACCTGGGCTGGGTTTGGTCCCTGCTCTGGCTTTCTCCAAGGGCCGGCAGTGGGGCCTCTCGCCGGCTTTGACTGACGGCGACACTGGAGATTCAGGGGTTTGTAAACactctgagaaaaggaaatacagaccATCTCTTGAGACTGCGACCGAATTCTCGGCCAGTGAGGAGTGTTCAAGCCGTTATCGTTGTGTTTTCCCTGTGTTACCCCACGggcttttcaggagaaagctCAGGCTGTGTGCAGTGAGGATTGCTGTGGTTGCTACCAGAGGCACCAGTGGAGAAAGGGTTGTAACCTGATAGTGGAAGGTGCTGCTTGTCATGGCACAAATACACAAGAACAACCTACCAAACCTCCAAGCAATTATTCCTCTCATGGGGTGTGTTCTAGTTGatttaaaagaagggaaaaaaatcccacacaacAGAAACCACCATATGGACTTATCATGTCATGTTCCAGTGTGGGTCAAAGAGGTGAAATTCAGCAAAGTagagaaaaacaggagaaaagacgTTGTCTGGGATCGCTGCCGCGTTATGGCAGCACTGGGGAGCGGCGCTGTGGCTGGTGCGCAGCACTGCCGGCGGCTCGGCGGGTCATGAGCGACCCACCTCTCGACAGCCTCGGCTCGTGTCCTGCCGCGCTCGGCCTGCTCGACGAGGAGCCTGATCCCGGGGACGGAGAGGTCGAGCAGCTCCGTGGACCCCCGGGTCACCTCTGCGAAGTGACAGAGGATGAACACGTCAGCCGTGTCTCGCAGGGCGGGGCAGCGGTAACACCCCGTGAGCCTCCAGATGCTGATGCAATTTTCCAAGCAGAGCTGGGATTGGAGGAACTCGCAGCACAGCCCGACGATGCCCGTGTCATTGAACTGCTCTGCTGCGATCAGCAAAGCTTCCATGCTGTCGGCCGTGACCGGCGCTGTCCCGGTGTAGGCATAGGCGATGATGAGCCTCATCGTGTCGGGTGATGTGCCGGGGATTTTATATACTGTCTTCTCGGCGTTGAACAAAGCCCTGAAAAACCAAAGCAgcaatgggggaaaaaacagctttgctgGGTTAAGCCTGGACCCCATGATCCCCTGGGCTGCCTTCCCCGGGCACCAGCGTGGGCAATGTAGCCATGCTGGAGGCCGGGGAGTGGGTTAGTGCCTGTTTGACGAGCTGGGGGCTGAAAAAGGAGTCACAACCTCCAGCTGCGGCCAGAGAGCGACAGGGCAAGGGGTCCCCTCACTTCAGCAAGAGCAGCAGCGAGTAACGGCGTCGTGTGGGGAAGGAAAACCTGGAGCCCGAGGGCGGGTGAGCCTGGCACCGCCTCGGGGCTCGTCAGGCActgcctcagagctgctgggaggtCCTGGGCTGGGATGAATTCTGGTGCCCAGGGAGGGACCAGGACCACggga
Proteins encoded in this region:
- the LOC141915808 gene encoding kelch-like protein 10, whose protein sequence is MEMACASFSDLCLEGTVCDVTISMDGVESEAHKIVPCSCSDYFRALFNAEKTVYKIPGTSPDTMRLIIAYAYTGTAPVTADSMEALLIAAEQFNDTGIVGLCCEFLQSQLCLENCISIWRLTGCYRCPALRDTADVFILCHFAEVTRGSTELLDLSVPGIRLLVEQAERGRTRAEAVERWVAHDPPSRRQCCAPATAPLPSAAITRQRSQTTSFLLFFSTLLNFTSLTHTGT